A genomic window from Eleginops maclovinus isolate JMC-PN-2008 ecotype Puerto Natales chromosome 9, JC_Emac_rtc_rv5, whole genome shotgun sequence includes:
- the ankmy1 gene encoding ankyrin repeat and MYND domain-containing protein 1 isoform X1 codes for MLPTCKGAAVPGASKRSDGLRGAQSGEERRQDLGVQEWPDGSRYEGEFENGFKHGNGRYTWRNGESYEGSFYKDYRHGAGVYCWPTGHRFTGKFYLNRKEGYGQQQFPDGATFQGLYHADQRFGPGVVTYPDGRTDVGLWLGERLLRFCTSVKEGFSLKKFPEYAAYMNSPAITDSMTQHPPSPQKEAMMDSKVDRERDLQSEDNFILPPGMESYSTDGDHLPLPPGRRRELDQHFYSELWEPDTYPHDSYERDPLSNLPLQARMQAHIHNHRLQAENVDFDVAAVLSLNRDSSGPKGPLEVSSELLIQHASRGELQAVSQILRTGLVRPDVADSQGHTALIAATVNCHNDVIQLLLDMGADIDKMNSEGMSALAVCHVLYYPFQSLHNTSVEPPAKTQVSRSASACGNSPQISQVDFTTDTPRTEELTEHILHHSSNVSHSSELITAERWPGLSEPETDTEHLKEERKEKEGEEREGTEREGREREREERNSREDENESKGEEREIESRCGPTCENEGSEVKGKEREFRKTDGDFGPGERRETEAGNGNIEEDLEKVVKSNNEEDIKEEAERGSEDVAGVERSIPVFDGDIALGSVQWTEHRAKTAGRVQQVKDKQVSQTPTFDSACSVSSFEIQVTEQVMQRSAEALSRTGVPQHSDTQETVRKMAAMKTEHRVRLNTLKLLLERGADPNTSRVPMPVLFLAIMASDTEAVRRLLLCGARTDIPLPPERKGLYPLHVAAGLPGPAGPRITELLLHAITDPDAQACDQSEIYEPDKIFKKAKEPLSSSESPHLKDGGTTALHVACQRDGDYRNASKVVALLLSHRASAELLWSGHSPLSLAIASGNDLAVEELLKGGADPNTPLGRRVGSAFCALANIKYHLGGNRATLLEMLAKAGADILMPVMVGNVLGTAVDFAHHSFSQDLRIANTPFHALSMRERETFKARRQLLSMMGDLLTQTAAQRETEQHLTTNITSSTKRFVYKWAGSSNVPLPSCESIPPTTIKHRNPAFKFCYHCGRSVSVKLTACSRCHKVFYCSRTCKLKAWHERHKEECIRVSASADGFQKSVVLKSQKGPRPLTAMLKSKTVPRPLSLKLKFHRVSKPLSMAEKVLESQVNLKENYSCN; via the exons ATGCTGCCGACCTGCAAAGGAGCTGCGGTGCCGGGGGCAAGCAAACGAAGTGACGGCCTCAGAGGAGCTCAAAGCGGGGAAGAGAGACGACAAGACCTCGGGGTTCAGGAGTGGCCCGACGGATCCAGATACGAGGGAGAGTTTGAGAATGGGTTCAAACACGGAAACGGGAGGTACACCTGGAGAAATGGAGAG TCCTATGAGGGCTCTTTCTACAAAGACTACAGGCATGGAGCTGGAGTGTACTGCTGGCCTACAGGCCACAGGTTCACTGGCAAGTTCTACCTTAACAGAAAAGAAGGATACGGACAGCAACAGTTCCCTGACGGAGCCACCTTTCAG gGTTTGTACCACGCTGACCAGAGGTTTGGTCCAGGTGTGGTAACTTATCCAGATGGGCGTACAGATGTAGGTCTGTGGCTTGGGGAACGCCTGCTAAGGTTCTGTACCTCAGTGAAAGAGGGCTTCAGCCTGAAGAAGTTTCCGGAATATGCTGCCTACATGAACTCACCTGCCATCACAGATTCTATGACTCAG CATCCACCTAGTCCACAGAAAGAAGCCATGATGGACTCTAAG GTGGATAGAGAAAGGGATCTGCAGTCAGAGGACAATTTTATACTCCCTCCGGGCATGGAGAGTTACTCAACAGATGGTGATCACTTGCCACTGCCCCCTGGCCGAAGAAGAGAGCTGGATCAGCACTTCTACAGCGAGCTGTGGGAGCCGGACACTTATCCGCACGACAGTTATGAGCGAGACCCTCTCTCCAATCTGCCATTACAGGCCCGCATGCAGGCTCACATACACAATCACAG GCTACAGGCTGAAAATGTGGACTTTGACGTGGcagctgttctctctctgaACAGAGACAGTTCTGGTCCTAAAGGGCCTTTGGAAGTCAGTTCAGAGCTGTTGATCCAGCATGCCTCCCGAGGGGAACTGCAGGCCGTCTCACAGATACTACGGACCGGTTTGGTCCGCCCTGATGTGGCAGATTCACAGGGACACACTGCACTGATCGCTGCTACA GTAAACTGCCATAATGATGTAATCCAGCTGTTGTTGGATATGGGTGCTGACATTGACAAGATGAATTCTGAAGGAATGtctgccctggctgtgtgtcaTGTCCTCTACTACCCTTTCCAGTCCCTGCACAACACTTCAGTTGAACCACCAGCCAAAACTCAa GTTTCAAGGTCTGCATCTGCATGTGGGAACAGTCCCCAAATCAGCCAAGTGGACTTCACAACAGACACACCAAG GACAGAAGAACTAACAGAGCACATTTTACACCACAGCAGTAACGTGTCTCACAGCAGTGAGCTCATCACTGCTGAGCGCTGGCCTGGCCTGAGTGAACCTGAGACAGACACTGAACACctaaaggaggagaggaaagaaaaagaaggagaggaaagagagggtacagaaagagagggaagggagagagaaagagaagaaaggaaCAGCAGGGAGGATGAGAATGAGAGCaaaggggaggaaagagagattGAGAGCAGATGTGGTCCAACATGTGAAAATGAAGGAAGTGAGGTTAAGGGGAAGGAAAGAGAATTTAGGAAGACAGATGGAGATTTTGGGCCTggtgagaggagagaaacagaggcagGCAATGGGAATATTGAGGAAGACCTGGAGAAGGTAGTGAAGAGTAATAATGAAGAGGATATAAAGGAGGAAGcggagagaggaagtgaggatGTGGCCGGTGTGGAGCGCTCCATTCCGGTGTTTGATGGTGACATCGCACTTGGCAGCGTGCAGTGGACAGAGCATCGAGCTAAGACAGCAGGAAGAGTTCAG CAGGTCAAAGACAAACAAGTGTCCCAAACCCCGACCTTTGACTCAGCCTGCTCCGTCAGCAGCTTTGAAATCCAGGTGACGGAGCAAGTGATGCAGCGCTCAGCAGAGGCACTGAGTCGCACAGGGGTCCCTCAGCACTCTGACACTCAGGAGACTGTACGAAAAATGGCCGCCATGAAAACTGA ACACCGCGTTCGTCTGAACACCCTGAAGCTGTTATTGGAGCGTGGAGCTGACCCTAACACATCCAGGGTTCCCATGCCTGTCCTCTTTTTAGCCATTATGGCGTCTGACACTGAGGCTGTCAGGagactgctgctgtgtggagCTCGCACTGACATTCCCCTACCACCCGAG AGGAAGGGTCTGTATCCCCTGCATGTAGCGGCTGGACTGCCGGGTCCAGCTGGTCCAAGAATCACAGAGTTGCTGCTCCATGCCATCACTGACCCAGACGCACAGGCATGCGACCAGAGCGAGATCTACGAACCAGATAAG attttCAAGAAGGCGAAGGAGCCACTGAGCAGCAGTGAGAGCCCACATCTCAAAGATGGAGGCACTACAGCCCTGCACGTGGCCTGCCAGAGAGACGGTGACTATCGG AATGCCAGTAAAGTGGTAGCCCTCCTGCTCTCCCACAGAGCCAGCGCTGAGCTCCTCTGGAGCGGacactctcctctctccctggcTATAGCGAGTGGCAATGACCTG GCAGTGGAGGAGCTGTTGAAGGGAGGTGCAGATCCTAACACCCCGCTGGGCCGCAGGGTGGGCAGCGCCTTCTGTGCCCTCGCCAACATCAAGTACCACTTAGGTGGCAACAGAGCTACACTG CTGGAGATGTTGGCTAAGGCTGGGGCAGACATCTTGATGCCAGTTATGGTGGGGAATGTTTTGGGAACTGCAGTCGACTTTGCACACCACTCCTTCAGCCAG GACTTGCGTATAGCCAACACTCCATTCCACGCTCTGAGCATGCGGGAGAGGGAAACATTCAAAGCACGGCGCCAGCTGCTAAGCATGATGGGAGATCTGCTGACACAAACTGCTgcccagagagagacagaacaaCACCTTACAACGAATA TTACCAGTAGCACAAAGAGGTTTGTGTACAAATGGGCAGGTTCATCAAACGTgcccctccccagctgtgaaAGTATACcaccaacaacaataaaacacag GAATCCTGCCTTTAAGTTCTGCTATCACTGCGGTCGCTCTGTGTCTGTGAAGCTGACCGCATGTAGCCGCTGCCACAAGGTCTTCTACTGCTCCAGGACCTGCAAACTGAAAGCTTGGCATGAAAGACACAAGGAAGAGTGTATCCGGGTGTCAG CATCTGCTGATGGCTTCCAGAAGAGTGTTGTGTTAAAATCCCAAAAGGGCCCCAGGCCCTTGACTGCCATGTTGAAATCCAAAACAGTCCCCCGGCCCCTGAGTCTCAAGTTGAAATTCCACAGAGTCTCCAAGCCCCTGAGCATGGCAGAGAAGGTGTTGGAGAGCCAAGTCAACCTGAAAGAAAACTACAGCTGCAACTGA
- the ankmy1 gene encoding ankyrin repeat and MYND domain-containing protein 1 isoform X2, protein MLPTCKGAAVPGASKRSDGLRGAQSGEERRQDLGVQEWPDGSRYEGEFENGFKHGNGRYTWRNGESYEGSFYKDYRHGAGVYCWPTGHRFTGKFYLNRKEGYGQQQFPDGATFQGLYHADQRFGPGVVTYPDGRTDVGLWLGERLLRFCTSVKEGFSLKKFPEYAAYMNSPAITDSMTQHPPSPQKEAMMDSKVDRERDLQSEDNFILPPGMESYSTDGDHLPLPPGRRRELDQHFYSELWEPDTYPHDSYERDPLSNLPLQARMQAHIHNHRLQAENVDFDVAAVLSLNRDSSGPKGPLEVSSELLIQHASRGELQAVSQILRTGLVRPDVADSQGHTALIAATVNCHNDVIQLLLDMGADIDKMNSEGMSALAVCHVLYYPFQSLHNTSVEPPAKTQVSRSASACGNSPQISQVDFTTDTPRTEELTEHILHHSSNVSHSSELITAERWPGLSEPETDTEHLKEERKEKEGEEREGTEREGREREREERNSREDENESKGEEREIESRCGPTCENEGSEVKGKEREFRKTDGDFGPGERRETEAGNGNIEEDLEKVVKSNNEEDIKEEAERGSEDVAGVERSIPVFDGDIALGSVQWTEHRAKTAGRVQVKDKQVSQTPTFDSACSVSSFEIQVTEQVMQRSAEALSRTGVPQHSDTQETVRKMAAMKTEHRVRLNTLKLLLERGADPNTSRVPMPVLFLAIMASDTEAVRRLLLCGARTDIPLPPERKGLYPLHVAAGLPGPAGPRITELLLHAITDPDAQACDQSEIYEPDKIFKKAKEPLSSSESPHLKDGGTTALHVACQRDGDYRNASKVVALLLSHRASAELLWSGHSPLSLAIASGNDLAVEELLKGGADPNTPLGRRVGSAFCALANIKYHLGGNRATLLEMLAKAGADILMPVMVGNVLGTAVDFAHHSFSQDLRIANTPFHALSMRERETFKARRQLLSMMGDLLTQTAAQRETEQHLTTNITSSTKRFVYKWAGSSNVPLPSCESIPPTTIKHRNPAFKFCYHCGRSVSVKLTACSRCHKVFYCSRTCKLKAWHERHKEECIRVSASADGFQKSVVLKSQKGPRPLTAMLKSKTVPRPLSLKLKFHRVSKPLSMAEKVLESQVNLKENYSCN, encoded by the exons ATGCTGCCGACCTGCAAAGGAGCTGCGGTGCCGGGGGCAAGCAAACGAAGTGACGGCCTCAGAGGAGCTCAAAGCGGGGAAGAGAGACGACAAGACCTCGGGGTTCAGGAGTGGCCCGACGGATCCAGATACGAGGGAGAGTTTGAGAATGGGTTCAAACACGGAAACGGGAGGTACACCTGGAGAAATGGAGAG TCCTATGAGGGCTCTTTCTACAAAGACTACAGGCATGGAGCTGGAGTGTACTGCTGGCCTACAGGCCACAGGTTCACTGGCAAGTTCTACCTTAACAGAAAAGAAGGATACGGACAGCAACAGTTCCCTGACGGAGCCACCTTTCAG gGTTTGTACCACGCTGACCAGAGGTTTGGTCCAGGTGTGGTAACTTATCCAGATGGGCGTACAGATGTAGGTCTGTGGCTTGGGGAACGCCTGCTAAGGTTCTGTACCTCAGTGAAAGAGGGCTTCAGCCTGAAGAAGTTTCCGGAATATGCTGCCTACATGAACTCACCTGCCATCACAGATTCTATGACTCAG CATCCACCTAGTCCACAGAAAGAAGCCATGATGGACTCTAAG GTGGATAGAGAAAGGGATCTGCAGTCAGAGGACAATTTTATACTCCCTCCGGGCATGGAGAGTTACTCAACAGATGGTGATCACTTGCCACTGCCCCCTGGCCGAAGAAGAGAGCTGGATCAGCACTTCTACAGCGAGCTGTGGGAGCCGGACACTTATCCGCACGACAGTTATGAGCGAGACCCTCTCTCCAATCTGCCATTACAGGCCCGCATGCAGGCTCACATACACAATCACAG GCTACAGGCTGAAAATGTGGACTTTGACGTGGcagctgttctctctctgaACAGAGACAGTTCTGGTCCTAAAGGGCCTTTGGAAGTCAGTTCAGAGCTGTTGATCCAGCATGCCTCCCGAGGGGAACTGCAGGCCGTCTCACAGATACTACGGACCGGTTTGGTCCGCCCTGATGTGGCAGATTCACAGGGACACACTGCACTGATCGCTGCTACA GTAAACTGCCATAATGATGTAATCCAGCTGTTGTTGGATATGGGTGCTGACATTGACAAGATGAATTCTGAAGGAATGtctgccctggctgtgtgtcaTGTCCTCTACTACCCTTTCCAGTCCCTGCACAACACTTCAGTTGAACCACCAGCCAAAACTCAa GTTTCAAGGTCTGCATCTGCATGTGGGAACAGTCCCCAAATCAGCCAAGTGGACTTCACAACAGACACACCAAG GACAGAAGAACTAACAGAGCACATTTTACACCACAGCAGTAACGTGTCTCACAGCAGTGAGCTCATCACTGCTGAGCGCTGGCCTGGCCTGAGTGAACCTGAGACAGACACTGAACACctaaaggaggagaggaaagaaaaagaaggagaggaaagagagggtacagaaagagagggaagggagagagaaagagaagaaaggaaCAGCAGGGAGGATGAGAATGAGAGCaaaggggaggaaagagagattGAGAGCAGATGTGGTCCAACATGTGAAAATGAAGGAAGTGAGGTTAAGGGGAAGGAAAGAGAATTTAGGAAGACAGATGGAGATTTTGGGCCTggtgagaggagagaaacagaggcagGCAATGGGAATATTGAGGAAGACCTGGAGAAGGTAGTGAAGAGTAATAATGAAGAGGATATAAAGGAGGAAGcggagagaggaagtgaggatGTGGCCGGTGTGGAGCGCTCCATTCCGGTGTTTGATGGTGACATCGCACTTGGCAGCGTGCAGTGGACAGAGCATCGAGCTAAGACAGCAGGAAGAGTTCAG GTCAAAGACAAACAAGTGTCCCAAACCCCGACCTTTGACTCAGCCTGCTCCGTCAGCAGCTTTGAAATCCAGGTGACGGAGCAAGTGATGCAGCGCTCAGCAGAGGCACTGAGTCGCACAGGGGTCCCTCAGCACTCTGACACTCAGGAGACTGTACGAAAAATGGCCGCCATGAAAACTGA ACACCGCGTTCGTCTGAACACCCTGAAGCTGTTATTGGAGCGTGGAGCTGACCCTAACACATCCAGGGTTCCCATGCCTGTCCTCTTTTTAGCCATTATGGCGTCTGACACTGAGGCTGTCAGGagactgctgctgtgtggagCTCGCACTGACATTCCCCTACCACCCGAG AGGAAGGGTCTGTATCCCCTGCATGTAGCGGCTGGACTGCCGGGTCCAGCTGGTCCAAGAATCACAGAGTTGCTGCTCCATGCCATCACTGACCCAGACGCACAGGCATGCGACCAGAGCGAGATCTACGAACCAGATAAG attttCAAGAAGGCGAAGGAGCCACTGAGCAGCAGTGAGAGCCCACATCTCAAAGATGGAGGCACTACAGCCCTGCACGTGGCCTGCCAGAGAGACGGTGACTATCGG AATGCCAGTAAAGTGGTAGCCCTCCTGCTCTCCCACAGAGCCAGCGCTGAGCTCCTCTGGAGCGGacactctcctctctccctggcTATAGCGAGTGGCAATGACCTG GCAGTGGAGGAGCTGTTGAAGGGAGGTGCAGATCCTAACACCCCGCTGGGCCGCAGGGTGGGCAGCGCCTTCTGTGCCCTCGCCAACATCAAGTACCACTTAGGTGGCAACAGAGCTACACTG CTGGAGATGTTGGCTAAGGCTGGGGCAGACATCTTGATGCCAGTTATGGTGGGGAATGTTTTGGGAACTGCAGTCGACTTTGCACACCACTCCTTCAGCCAG GACTTGCGTATAGCCAACACTCCATTCCACGCTCTGAGCATGCGGGAGAGGGAAACATTCAAAGCACGGCGCCAGCTGCTAAGCATGATGGGAGATCTGCTGACACAAACTGCTgcccagagagagacagaacaaCACCTTACAACGAATA TTACCAGTAGCACAAAGAGGTTTGTGTACAAATGGGCAGGTTCATCAAACGTgcccctccccagctgtgaaAGTATACcaccaacaacaataaaacacag GAATCCTGCCTTTAAGTTCTGCTATCACTGCGGTCGCTCTGTGTCTGTGAAGCTGACCGCATGTAGCCGCTGCCACAAGGTCTTCTACTGCTCCAGGACCTGCAAACTGAAAGCTTGGCATGAAAGACACAAGGAAGAGTGTATCCGGGTGTCAG CATCTGCTGATGGCTTCCAGAAGAGTGTTGTGTTAAAATCCCAAAAGGGCCCCAGGCCCTTGACTGCCATGTTGAAATCCAAAACAGTCCCCCGGCCCCTGAGTCTCAAGTTGAAATTCCACAGAGTCTCCAAGCCCCTGAGCATGGCAGAGAAGGTGTTGGAGAGCCAAGTCAACCTGAAAGAAAACTACAGCTGCAACTGA
- the ankmy1 gene encoding ankyrin repeat and MYND domain-containing protein 1 isoform X4, whose product MLPTCKGAAVPGASKRSDGLRGAQSGEERRQDLGVQEWPDGSRYEGEFENGFKHGNGRYTWRNGEGLYHADQRFGPGVVTYPDGRTDVGLWLGERLLRFCTSVKEGFSLKKFPEYAAYMNSPAITDSMTQHPPSPQKEAMMDSKVDRERDLQSEDNFILPPGMESYSTDGDHLPLPPGRRRELDQHFYSELWEPDTYPHDSYERDPLSNLPLQARMQAHIHNHRLQAENVDFDVAAVLSLNRDSSGPKGPLEVSSELLIQHASRGELQAVSQILRTGLVRPDVADSQGHTALIAATVNCHNDVIQLLLDMGADIDKMNSEGMSALAVCHVLYYPFQSLHNTSVEPPAKTQVSRSASACGNSPQISQVDFTTDTPRTEELTEHILHHSSNVSHSSELITAERWPGLSEPETDTEHLKEERKEKEGEEREGTEREGREREREERNSREDENESKGEEREIESRCGPTCENEGSEVKGKEREFRKTDGDFGPGERRETEAGNGNIEEDLEKVVKSNNEEDIKEEAERGSEDVAGVERSIPVFDGDIALGSVQWTEHRAKTAGRVQQVKDKQVSQTPTFDSACSVSSFEIQVTEQVMQRSAEALSRTGVPQHSDTQETVRKMAAMKTEHRVRLNTLKLLLERGADPNTSRVPMPVLFLAIMASDTEAVRRLLLCGARTDIPLPPERKGLYPLHVAAGLPGPAGPRITELLLHAITDPDAQACDQSEIYEPDKIFKKAKEPLSSSESPHLKDGGTTALHVACQRDGDYRNASKVVALLLSHRASAELLWSGHSPLSLAIASGNDLAVEELLKGGADPNTPLGRRVGSAFCALANIKYHLGGNRATLLEMLAKAGADILMPVMVGNVLGTAVDFAHHSFSQDLRIANTPFHALSMRERETFKARRQLLSMMGDLLTQTAAQRETEQHLTTNITSSTKRFVYKWAGSSNVPLPSCESIPPTTIKHRNPAFKFCYHCGRSVSVKLTACSRCHKVFYCSRTCKLKAWHERHKEECIRVSASADGFQKSVVLKSQKGPRPLTAMLKSKTVPRPLSLKLKFHRVSKPLSMAEKVLESQVNLKENYSCN is encoded by the exons ATGCTGCCGACCTGCAAAGGAGCTGCGGTGCCGGGGGCAAGCAAACGAAGTGACGGCCTCAGAGGAGCTCAAAGCGGGGAAGAGAGACGACAAGACCTCGGGGTTCAGGAGTGGCCCGACGGATCCAGATACGAGGGAGAGTTTGAGAATGGGTTCAAACACGGAAACGGGAGGTACACCTGGAGAAATGGAGAG gGTTTGTACCACGCTGACCAGAGGTTTGGTCCAGGTGTGGTAACTTATCCAGATGGGCGTACAGATGTAGGTCTGTGGCTTGGGGAACGCCTGCTAAGGTTCTGTACCTCAGTGAAAGAGGGCTTCAGCCTGAAGAAGTTTCCGGAATATGCTGCCTACATGAACTCACCTGCCATCACAGATTCTATGACTCAG CATCCACCTAGTCCACAGAAAGAAGCCATGATGGACTCTAAG GTGGATAGAGAAAGGGATCTGCAGTCAGAGGACAATTTTATACTCCCTCCGGGCATGGAGAGTTACTCAACAGATGGTGATCACTTGCCACTGCCCCCTGGCCGAAGAAGAGAGCTGGATCAGCACTTCTACAGCGAGCTGTGGGAGCCGGACACTTATCCGCACGACAGTTATGAGCGAGACCCTCTCTCCAATCTGCCATTACAGGCCCGCATGCAGGCTCACATACACAATCACAG GCTACAGGCTGAAAATGTGGACTTTGACGTGGcagctgttctctctctgaACAGAGACAGTTCTGGTCCTAAAGGGCCTTTGGAAGTCAGTTCAGAGCTGTTGATCCAGCATGCCTCCCGAGGGGAACTGCAGGCCGTCTCACAGATACTACGGACCGGTTTGGTCCGCCCTGATGTGGCAGATTCACAGGGACACACTGCACTGATCGCTGCTACA GTAAACTGCCATAATGATGTAATCCAGCTGTTGTTGGATATGGGTGCTGACATTGACAAGATGAATTCTGAAGGAATGtctgccctggctgtgtgtcaTGTCCTCTACTACCCTTTCCAGTCCCTGCACAACACTTCAGTTGAACCACCAGCCAAAACTCAa GTTTCAAGGTCTGCATCTGCATGTGGGAACAGTCCCCAAATCAGCCAAGTGGACTTCACAACAGACACACCAAG GACAGAAGAACTAACAGAGCACATTTTACACCACAGCAGTAACGTGTCTCACAGCAGTGAGCTCATCACTGCTGAGCGCTGGCCTGGCCTGAGTGAACCTGAGACAGACACTGAACACctaaaggaggagaggaaagaaaaagaaggagaggaaagagagggtacagaaagagagggaagggagagagaaagagaagaaaggaaCAGCAGGGAGGATGAGAATGAGAGCaaaggggaggaaagagagattGAGAGCAGATGTGGTCCAACATGTGAAAATGAAGGAAGTGAGGTTAAGGGGAAGGAAAGAGAATTTAGGAAGACAGATGGAGATTTTGGGCCTggtgagaggagagaaacagaggcagGCAATGGGAATATTGAGGAAGACCTGGAGAAGGTAGTGAAGAGTAATAATGAAGAGGATATAAAGGAGGAAGcggagagaggaagtgaggatGTGGCCGGTGTGGAGCGCTCCATTCCGGTGTTTGATGGTGACATCGCACTTGGCAGCGTGCAGTGGACAGAGCATCGAGCTAAGACAGCAGGAAGAGTTCAG CAGGTCAAAGACAAACAAGTGTCCCAAACCCCGACCTTTGACTCAGCCTGCTCCGTCAGCAGCTTTGAAATCCAGGTGACGGAGCAAGTGATGCAGCGCTCAGCAGAGGCACTGAGTCGCACAGGGGTCCCTCAGCACTCTGACACTCAGGAGACTGTACGAAAAATGGCCGCCATGAAAACTGA ACACCGCGTTCGTCTGAACACCCTGAAGCTGTTATTGGAGCGTGGAGCTGACCCTAACACATCCAGGGTTCCCATGCCTGTCCTCTTTTTAGCCATTATGGCGTCTGACACTGAGGCTGTCAGGagactgctgctgtgtggagCTCGCACTGACATTCCCCTACCACCCGAG AGGAAGGGTCTGTATCCCCTGCATGTAGCGGCTGGACTGCCGGGTCCAGCTGGTCCAAGAATCACAGAGTTGCTGCTCCATGCCATCACTGACCCAGACGCACAGGCATGCGACCAGAGCGAGATCTACGAACCAGATAAG attttCAAGAAGGCGAAGGAGCCACTGAGCAGCAGTGAGAGCCCACATCTCAAAGATGGAGGCACTACAGCCCTGCACGTGGCCTGCCAGAGAGACGGTGACTATCGG AATGCCAGTAAAGTGGTAGCCCTCCTGCTCTCCCACAGAGCCAGCGCTGAGCTCCTCTGGAGCGGacactctcctctctccctggcTATAGCGAGTGGCAATGACCTG GCAGTGGAGGAGCTGTTGAAGGGAGGTGCAGATCCTAACACCCCGCTGGGCCGCAGGGTGGGCAGCGCCTTCTGTGCCCTCGCCAACATCAAGTACCACTTAGGTGGCAACAGAGCTACACTG CTGGAGATGTTGGCTAAGGCTGGGGCAGACATCTTGATGCCAGTTATGGTGGGGAATGTTTTGGGAACTGCAGTCGACTTTGCACACCACTCCTTCAGCCAG GACTTGCGTATAGCCAACACTCCATTCCACGCTCTGAGCATGCGGGAGAGGGAAACATTCAAAGCACGGCGCCAGCTGCTAAGCATGATGGGAGATCTGCTGACACAAACTGCTgcccagagagagacagaacaaCACCTTACAACGAATA TTACCAGTAGCACAAAGAGGTTTGTGTACAAATGGGCAGGTTCATCAAACGTgcccctccccagctgtgaaAGTATACcaccaacaacaataaaacacag GAATCCTGCCTTTAAGTTCTGCTATCACTGCGGTCGCTCTGTGTCTGTGAAGCTGACCGCATGTAGCCGCTGCCACAAGGTCTTCTACTGCTCCAGGACCTGCAAACTGAAAGCTTGGCATGAAAGACACAAGGAAGAGTGTATCCGGGTGTCAG CATCTGCTGATGGCTTCCAGAAGAGTGTTGTGTTAAAATCCCAAAAGGGCCCCAGGCCCTTGACTGCCATGTTGAAATCCAAAACAGTCCCCCGGCCCCTGAGTCTCAAGTTGAAATTCCACAGAGTCTCCAAGCCCCTGAGCATGGCAGAGAAGGTGTTGGAGAGCCAAGTCAACCTGAAAGAAAACTACAGCTGCAACTGA